In a genomic window of Variovorax paradoxus:
- a CDS encoding zinc-binding dehydrogenase, with the protein MALQLRSLVRSNGELELSLHDEPIPEPQAHEVVIRVEASPMNPSDLGLLFGAADMATAKASGSAERPVVTATVPERARPAMAGRLDQSMPVGNEGAGTVVKAGSSPEAQALLGKTVAAIGGAMYSQYRAVAVAQCLELPEGTALADGASCFVNPLTSLGMVETMKREGHTALVHTAAASNLGQMLHKICQKDGIALVNIVRKPEQEALLRGLGAKYVCNAASPTFLEDLTQALVETGATLAFDATGGGKLAGQILGCMEAALNRTAKEYSRYGSTTHKQVYIYGGLDRGPTEFVRNFGMAWGMGGWLLFPFLQKLGAEGTQRLRARVVAELKTTFASRYTREVSLTEALQLDAIGVYGKQATGEKFLLKPNKGIAA; encoded by the coding sequence ATGGCACTCCAACTGCGCTCGCTCGTCCGTTCGAACGGCGAACTCGAACTCTCGCTGCACGACGAACCCATCCCCGAACCGCAGGCCCACGAGGTCGTGATCCGCGTCGAGGCTTCGCCGATGAACCCCTCGGACCTCGGCCTGCTGTTCGGTGCCGCCGACATGGCGACCGCCAAGGCCTCGGGCAGCGCCGAGCGCCCGGTCGTCACCGCGACCGTGCCCGAACGCGCGCGCCCCGCGATGGCGGGCCGGCTCGACCAGTCGATGCCCGTGGGCAACGAGGGCGCGGGCACGGTCGTGAAGGCCGGTTCGTCGCCCGAGGCACAGGCCCTGCTCGGCAAGACCGTGGCCGCGATCGGGGGCGCCATGTACTCGCAGTACCGCGCGGTGGCCGTCGCGCAATGCCTCGAGCTGCCCGAGGGCACCGCGCTGGCCGATGGCGCTTCGTGCTTCGTCAATCCGCTGACCTCGCTCGGCATGGTCGAGACCATGAAGCGCGAAGGCCACACCGCGCTGGTCCACACGGCCGCCGCCTCCAACCTCGGCCAGATGCTCCACAAGATCTGCCAGAAGGACGGCATCGCGCTCGTCAACATCGTGCGCAAGCCCGAACAGGAAGCACTGCTGCGCGGCCTCGGCGCGAAGTACGTCTGCAACGCCGCCTCGCCCACCTTCCTCGAGGATCTCACGCAGGCCCTGGTCGAGACCGGCGCCACCCTGGCCTTCGACGCCACCGGCGGCGGCAAGCTCGCGGGCCAGATCCTCGGCTGCATGGAAGCGGCGCTCAACCGCACCGCCAAGGAATACAGCCGCTACGGCTCGACCACGCACAAGCAGGTCTACATCTACGGCGGCCTCGACCGCGGCCCGACCGAGTTCGTGCGCAACTTCGGCATGGCCTGGGGCATGGGCGGCTGGCTGCTGTTCCCGTTCCTGCAGAAGCTCGGCGCCGAAGGCACGCAGCGCCTGCGCGCACGCGTGGTGGCCGAGCTCAAGACCACCTTCGCGAGCCGCTACACGCGCGAGGTCTCGCTGACCGAGGCGCTGCAGCTCGATGCGATCGGCGTCTACGGCAAGCAGGCGACGGGCGAGAAGTTCCTGCTCAAACCCAACAAGGGCATCGCGGCCTGA
- the kdpE gene encoding two-component system response regulator KdpE, translating to MPVPTAIVIEDEPQIRRFVRGALEAEGWVVHEAGTLREGLAAAGTRQPDLLVLDLGLPDGDGTSLIRDVRGWSAVPIIVLSARSDESDKIAALDAGADDYLTKPFGTGELLARVRANLRRPRAASSEEAPEALFRFGEIELDRAARIVRRAGAEVHLTPTEYRLLSVLASNAGRVLTQRQLLREVWGPSHTDQSHYLRIYMGHLRQKLEDDPAQPRHLLTETAVGYRLVV from the coding sequence ATGCCAGTGCCCACCGCCATCGTGATCGAGGACGAGCCGCAGATCCGCCGCTTCGTGCGCGGCGCGCTCGAGGCCGAGGGCTGGGTGGTGCACGAGGCCGGCACGCTGCGCGAGGGCCTGGCCGCGGCCGGCACGCGCCAGCCCGACCTGCTGGTGCTCGACCTGGGCCTGCCCGACGGCGACGGCACCTCGCTGATCCGCGACGTGCGCGGCTGGTCGGCGGTGCCGATCATCGTGCTGTCGGCGCGCAGCGACGAGTCCGACAAGATCGCCGCGCTCGACGCCGGCGCCGACGACTACCTGACCAAGCCCTTCGGCACCGGCGAGCTGCTCGCACGCGTGCGCGCCAACCTGCGCCGCCCGCGCGCGGCCAGCAGCGAGGAGGCGCCCGAGGCGCTGTTCCGCTTCGGCGAGATCGAACTCGACCGCGCCGCGCGCATCGTGCGCCGCGCGGGCGCGGAGGTGCATCTCACGCCGACCGAGTACCGGCTGCTGTCGGTGCTGGCCTCGAACGCGGGACGCGTGCTGACGCAGCGCCAGTTGCTGCGCGAGGTCTGGGGACCGTCGCACACGGACCAGAGCCACTACCTGCGGATCTACATGGGGCACCTGCGGCAGAAGCTCGAGGACGATCCGGCGCAGCCGCGGCATCTGCTGACGGAAACTGCGGTGGGGTATCGGCTGGTCGTGTAG
- a CDS encoding bifunctional nicotinamide-nucleotide adenylyltransferase/Nudix hydroxylase: protein MSTTRKYHYAIVIGRFQPVHFGHQRLIEEAARAADRVIVVVGSDRTPRSVKNPFTFDERERMVRACLRGGDQMRVSVVGVGDSPYNDQLWIASIQSAVERLIVQDGLAPAQARVALVGHLKDASSYYLKLFPHWEFVGQHNVESLNATDVRKLYFDPENRGQLARADLPEGSAAFLERFASTADYAELCEERAFLADYRDKYRYAGSDFPPIYTTVDAVVVEAGHILMVQRKFHPGRGTWALPGGFVGQQERLLDAAVRELREETRLKVPVPVLHGSMKGSHVFDAPERSQRGRTITHGFFFELAHNQWTGLSDVRADDDAAAVRWVPIAEFLGMQERVYEDHFFIANHFLGGLGKS from the coding sequence ATGAGCACCACACGCAAATACCACTACGCCATCGTCATCGGGCGCTTCCAGCCCGTCCACTTCGGTCACCAGAGACTCATCGAGGAAGCCGCCCGCGCGGCCGATCGCGTGATCGTGGTGGTCGGCTCCGACCGCACGCCGCGCAGCGTCAAGAACCCCTTCACCTTCGACGAACGCGAGCGCATGGTGCGCGCCTGCCTGCGCGGCGGCGACCAGATGCGCGTGAGCGTGGTCGGTGTCGGCGACTCGCCCTACAACGACCAGCTGTGGATCGCGTCGATCCAGTCGGCGGTCGAGCGGCTGATCGTGCAGGACGGCCTCGCGCCCGCGCAGGCCAGGGTGGCGCTGGTGGGGCATCTCAAGGACGCCTCGAGCTACTACCTCAAGCTGTTCCCGCACTGGGAGTTCGTGGGCCAGCACAACGTCGAGAGCCTCAACGCCACCGACGTGCGAAAGCTCTACTTCGATCCCGAGAACCGCGGCCAGCTCGCGCGCGCCGATCTGCCCGAGGGCAGCGCGGCCTTTCTCGAACGCTTCGCATCGACGGCCGACTATGCCGAGCTCTGCGAGGAGCGCGCCTTCCTCGCCGACTACCGCGACAAGTACCGCTACGCGGGCAGCGACTTCCCGCCGATCTACACCACGGTCGACGCGGTGGTGGTCGAGGCCGGCCACATCCTGATGGTGCAGCGCAAGTTCCATCCGGGGCGCGGCACCTGGGCGCTGCCCGGCGGCTTCGTGGGCCAGCAGGAGCGGCTGCTCGATGCGGCGGTGCGCGAACTCAGGGAGGAAACCCGCCTCAAGGTGCCGGTGCCCGTGCTCCACGGCAGCATGAAGGGCAGCCATGTGTTCGACGCGCCCGAGCGCTCGCAGCGCGGCCGCACGATCACGCACGGCTTCTTCTTCGAGCTCGCGCACAACCAGTGGACCGGCCTGTCGGACGTGCGCGCCGACGACGACGCGGCCGCGGTGCGCTGGGTGCCGATCGCCGAATTCCTCGGCATGCAGGAGCGGGTCTACGAAGACCACTTCTTCATCGCCAATCATTTCCTGGGTGGCCTGGGCAAGTCCTGA
- a CDS encoding DUF4118 domain-containing protein, which yields MSDLSRPDPDALLAQLRSDEARARRGKLRIYFGASAGVGKTWAMLSAAQRERKAGRDLLIGVVETHGRGETAALLAGLDALPLREIAYRGRTLAEFDLDAALARRPAVLLVDELAHTNAPGSRHAKRWQDVQELLAAGIEVWSALNVQHLESLNGTVGAITGVRVHETVPDSVLDEADEVVLVDVTPDELTARLAAGKVYLPQQAERAAQNFFRKGNLIALREIALRRTAEHVEDDVRGWRIEQSGPGAGGNGKGTGLQAWNTSGAILACVGPHEGAAQTVRTAARLAGQLNVRWHAVYVETPRLQRLAAAERDRILAVLKLAEELGAATAVLTGSDVAEQLAEQARRLNCATLVLGRAEAAIGWRRLWLAAQVPLARALAQLAPALDILEVGRADSARRLSRSPLGVAGARIDSDDHEKAPIHWPGYAWAAATSVALTLLCTPLTGVLELSNIVMLFLLGVVGVAMRFGRGPSALAALLNVAAFDYFFVPPRLSFAVSDVQYVLTFAIMLGVGLLVGQLTAGLRFAAGVSTSRERRARSLFELTRELSAALESTQVVTLGAAAVQGHFGGHALVLVTDAADQLVAPADPPPGFDAQVADWAFRHGQSAGLATATLAAQPWHYVPLQAPMRVRGVLALEPAQPRWLLIPEQAQQLDTLARQIAIALERVHYVEVAQQAVVEIESERLRNALLGAISHDVRTPLTALIALAESLQTLPAEEHAEAARAIVAQAHELHALVNNLLDMARLESGIAGGAVNLRRDWQSVEEVVGSAIRAARTALGTTVVQTALDAGLPLVEFDAVLIERVLVNLLENATKYGAPPIVVGARAEPGTLVLSVRDHGPGLPAALLGHEQKLFDKFTRGEVESATPGVGLGLAICKAVVSAHGGEIVAANARGGGAEFTVTLPRREPPEPAEAPL from the coding sequence CGCCAGCGCCGGCGTGGGCAAGACCTGGGCCATGCTGAGCGCCGCGCAGCGCGAGCGCAAGGCCGGGCGCGACCTGCTGATCGGCGTGGTCGAGACCCACGGCCGCGGCGAGACCGCCGCGCTGCTGGCGGGGCTCGATGCGCTGCCGCTGCGCGAGATCGCCTACCGCGGCCGCACGCTGGCCGAGTTCGACCTCGATGCCGCGCTGGCGCGCCGGCCCGCGGTGCTGCTGGTCGACGAGCTGGCCCACACCAACGCGCCCGGCTCGCGCCATGCCAAGCGCTGGCAGGACGTGCAGGAGCTGCTGGCCGCGGGCATCGAGGTCTGGTCGGCGCTCAACGTGCAGCATCTCGAGAGCCTCAACGGAACGGTTGGCGCGATCACCGGTGTGCGGGTGCACGAGACGGTGCCCGACTCGGTGCTCGACGAGGCCGACGAGGTGGTGCTGGTCGACGTCACGCCCGACGAGCTCACGGCGCGGCTCGCGGCCGGCAAGGTCTACCTGCCGCAGCAGGCCGAGCGCGCGGCGCAGAACTTCTTCCGCAAGGGCAACCTGATCGCTCTGCGCGAGATCGCACTGCGCCGCACCGCCGAGCACGTGGAGGACGACGTGCGCGGCTGGCGCATCGAGCAGTCGGGCCCGGGCGCCGGCGGCAACGGCAAGGGCACCGGCCTGCAGGCCTGGAACACCTCGGGCGCGATCCTCGCGTGCGTGGGTCCGCACGAGGGCGCGGCGCAGACGGTGCGCACCGCCGCGCGGCTCGCGGGCCAGCTCAACGTGCGCTGGCATGCGGTGTATGTCGAGACCCCGCGGCTGCAGCGGCTGGCCGCGGCCGAGCGCGACCGCATCCTCGCGGTGCTGAAGCTGGCCGAGGAACTGGGTGCTGCCACCGCGGTGCTCACCGGCTCCGACGTGGCCGAGCAGCTCGCCGAGCAGGCGCGCCGGCTCAACTGCGCGACGCTGGTGCTCGGGCGCGCCGAGGCCGCCATCGGCTGGCGCCGCCTGTGGCTGGCGGCGCAGGTGCCGCTGGCGCGCGCGCTCGCGCAGCTGGCGCCGGCGCTCGACATCCTCGAGGTGGGCCGCGCCGACAGCGCGCGCCGGCTGTCGCGCTCGCCGCTGGGCGTGGCGGGGGCGCGCATCGACAGCGACGACCACGAGAAGGCGCCGATCCACTGGCCCGGCTATGCCTGGGCCGCGGCCACCAGCGTGGCGCTCACGCTGCTGTGCACGCCGCTGACCGGGGTGCTCGAGCTGTCGAACATCGTGATGCTGTTCCTGCTCGGCGTGGTGGGCGTGGCGATGCGCTTCGGGCGCGGGCCCTCGGCACTGGCGGCGCTGCTCAACGTCGCGGCCTTCGACTATTTCTTCGTGCCGCCGCGGCTGTCGTTCGCGGTCAGCGACGTGCAGTACGTGCTGACCTTCGCGATCATGCTGGGCGTGGGCCTGCTGGTGGGCCAGCTCACGGCCGGGCTGCGCTTCGCGGCCGGCGTGTCGACCAGCCGCGAGCGCCGCGCGCGCTCGCTGTTCGAGCTCACGCGCGAACTCTCGGCCGCGCTCGAGAGCACGCAGGTGGTCACGCTCGGCGCGGCCGCGGTGCAGGGCCACTTCGGCGGCCATGCGCTGGTGCTGGTGACCGATGCCGCCGACCAGCTGGTGGCGCCGGCCGATCCGCCGCCGGGCTTCGACGCGCAGGTGGCCGACTGGGCCTTCCGCCACGGCCAGAGCGCGGGCCTCGCCACCGCCACGCTGGCCGCGCAGCCCTGGCATTACGTGCCGCTGCAGGCGCCGATGCGCGTGCGCGGCGTGCTCGCGCTCGAGCCGGCGCAGCCGCGCTGGCTGCTGATCCCCGAACAGGCGCAGCAGCTCGACACGCTGGCGCGGCAGATCGCGATCGCGCTCGAGCGCGTGCACTACGTGGAGGTGGCGCAGCAGGCGGTGGTCGAGATCGAATCGGAGCGGCTGCGCAACGCGCTGCTGGGCGCGATCTCGCACGACGTGCGCACGCCGCTGACCGCGCTGATCGCGCTGGCCGAATCGCTGCAGACGCTGCCGGCGGAAGAGCACGCCGAGGCGGCGCGCGCGATCGTCGCGCAGGCGCACGAGCTGCATGCGCTGGTCAACAACCTCCTCGACATGGCGCGGCTCGAGAGCGGCATCGCGGGCGGCGCGGTCAACCTGCGGCGCGACTGGCAGTCGGTCGAGGAGGTGGTGGGCTCGGCCATCCGCGCGGCGCGCACGGCGCTCGGCACCACCGTGGTCCAGACCGCACTCGATGCCGGGCTGCCGCTGGTCGAGTTCGACGCGGTGCTGATCGAGCGCGTGCTGGTGAACCTGCTCGAGAACGCCACCAAGTACGGCGCGCCGCCGATCGTGGTCGGCGCGCGCGCCGAGCCCGGCACGCTGGTGCTGAGCGTGCGCGACCACGGCCCGGGCCTGCCGGCGGCGCTGCTGGGCCACGAGCAGAAGCTGTTCGACAAGTTCACGCGCGGCGAGGTCGAGTCGGCCACGCCGGGCGTGGGGCTGGGCCTGGCGATCTGCAAGGCGGTGGTGAGCGCCCATGGCGGCGAGATCGTGGCCGCCAACGCGCGCGGCGGCGGTGCAGAATTCACGGTCACGCTCCCGCGCCGGGAGCCGCCCGAACCGGCCGAAGCCCCTCTCTGA
- the fusA gene encoding elongation factor G: MGIIAHVDAGKTTTTERILFYAGESHRIGDVSRGTARMDFDAQERKRGITISSAATTLQWNATQINLIDTPGHIDFNIEVNRSLRVLDGAVVVFDGVAGVEPQTETNWRLADHYRVPRIAFVNKLDRLGADFARVVAMMEERLGVKAVAVQWPIGAEGDFRGVVDLLGLRALVWDLDDASQPYRVTEVPAELMATVLQQRARLVELAVEQDEAAMGAYLNGEALPAEVLRDCIRKGVLAGAFVPVLAGSAFRNRGVEPLLDAIVDWLPKPGEVALPCDPQAPFAALAFKVASDDHGAMVFVRVYSGRLRRGDSMLDATTGRIERAARLYEVQAGDRIERDELVAGDIAGIVGLKDTLTGHTLCDRNHPVQLEQIGVPEPVLHVAIEPKARADQQALSKALQVLLREDPSLRLRQDAESGQTIVSGMGELQLEVSIEKLRERFGVEVSVGRPQVACRETVSKEKEVHHVHRKQNGGLGQFAELTLRIAPRVRGEGIAFENRVVGGAIPREFIPAIEAGIRRAAQSGVLAGYPCVDFVATLLDGSHHERDSTAMVFELAAAAAFREAAAQAGPQLLEPVMAVEVTTPAEYVGDCIGDLHRRRGMVRGQAMRGNAIVVDAHVPLARMFGYIGNLRALSSGRAQYAMQFDHYAVAPAGEMAGLVKS; encoded by the coding sequence ATCGGCATCATTGCCCACGTCGACGCCGGCAAGACCACCACCACCGAACGCATCCTGTTCTACGCCGGCGAGAGCCATCGCATCGGCGACGTGAGCCGCGGCACCGCGCGCATGGACTTCGATGCGCAGGAGCGCAAGCGCGGCATCACCATCAGCAGCGCCGCCACCACGTTGCAGTGGAACGCGACCCAGATCAACCTGATCGACACGCCCGGCCACATCGATTTCAACATCGAGGTGAACCGCTCGCTGCGCGTGCTCGACGGGGCCGTGGTCGTGTTCGACGGCGTGGCCGGCGTGGAGCCGCAGACCGAGACCAATTGGCGCCTCGCGGACCACTATCGCGTGCCGCGCATCGCCTTCGTCAACAAGCTCGACCGCCTGGGCGCCGACTTCGCGCGCGTGGTCGCGATGATGGAGGAACGCCTGGGCGTGAAGGCCGTGGCGGTGCAGTGGCCGATCGGCGCGGAAGGCGACTTTCGCGGCGTGGTCGACCTGCTGGGCCTGCGCGCGCTGGTCTGGGACCTCGACGATGCGAGCCAACCGTACCGCGTGACCGAGGTGCCCGCCGAGCTGATGGCCACCGTGTTGCAACAGCGCGCGCGGCTGGTGGAACTCGCCGTCGAGCAGGACGAGGCCGCGATGGGGGCCTACCTGAACGGCGAGGCGCTCCCGGCCGAGGTGCTGCGCGACTGCATCCGCAAGGGCGTGCTGGCCGGTGCCTTCGTGCCCGTGCTCGCGGGCTCGGCCTTCCGCAACCGCGGCGTGGAACCGCTGCTCGACGCCATCGTCGACTGGCTGCCGAAGCCCGGCGAGGTGGCGTTGCCCTGCGACCCGCAGGCGCCGTTCGCGGCGCTGGCGTTCAAGGTGGCCAGCGACGACCATGGCGCGATGGTGTTCGTGCGTGTCTACAGCGGCCGGCTGCGGCGCGGCGACAGCATGCTCGACGCCACCACCGGCCGCATCGAACGCGCGGCGCGGCTGTACGAGGTGCAGGCGGGCGACCGCATCGAACGCGACGAACTGGTGGCCGGCGACATCGCCGGCATCGTCGGGCTGAAGGACACGCTGACCGGCCACACGCTGTGCGACCGGAATCATCCGGTGCAGCTCGAACAGATCGGCGTGCCCGAGCCCGTGCTCCACGTCGCGATCGAGCCCAAGGCGCGTGCCGACCAGCAGGCGCTGTCGAAGGCGTTGCAGGTGCTGCTGCGGGAAGACCCGAGCCTGCGGCTGCGGCAGGACGCCGAGTCGGGCCAGACCATCGTGTCGGGCATGGGCGAGCTGCAGCTCGAGGTCTCGATCGAGAAGCTGCGCGAACGCTTCGGCGTCGAAGTGTCGGTGGGACGGCCCCAGGTCGCCTGCCGCGAAACGGTATCGAAGGAAAAGGAGGTGCACCATGTGCACAGGAAACAGAACGGCGGCCTCGGCCAGTTCGCGGAGTTGACGCTGCGCATCGCCCCGCGCGTGCGCGGCGAGGGCATCGCGTTCGAGAACCGGGTGGTGGGCGGCGCGATCCCGCGCGAGTTCATCCCCGCGATCGAGGCCGGCATCCGCCGTGCCGCGCAGTCGGGCGTGCTGGCCGGCTATCCCTGCGTGGACTTCGTGGCCACGCTGCTGGACGGCAGCCACCATGAGCGCGACTCGACGGCGATGGTTTTCGAACTCGCGGCCGCCGCGGCCTTCCGCGAGGCGGCGGCGCAGGCCGGACCGCAGTTGCTCGAGCCGGTGATGGCCGTGGAAGTGACCACGCCCGCCGAATACGTGGGCGACTGCATCGGTGACCTGCACCGGCGGCGCGGCATGGTGCGCGGTCAGGCGATGCGCGGCAACGCGATCGTGGTCGACGCCCATGTGCCGCTGGCGCGGATGTTCGGCTACATCGGCAACCTGCGCGCGCTGTCCTCGGGCCGCGCGCAGTACGCGATGCAGTTCGACCACTACGCCGTGGCGCCCGCGGGCGAGATGGCCGGGCTCGTGAAGAGCTGA
- a CDS encoding nicotinate phosphoribosyltransferase encodes MNRALSPSLGSNLLLRTDSYKVSHWMQYPPGTQTVFSYIESRGGLFSHSLFFGLQAYLREYLQTPVTRDDVDEAAALMAVHGEPFNREGWLRLIEKHGGLMPVRIRAVPEGSVLPVHNVLATIENTDPEFFWVTSFLETELLRAIWYPTTVATVSAAAKTTLLRYLEATCDDPQGQIAFKLHDFGARGVSSLESAALGGMAHLVNFMGTDTLSALLAARRYYDCDVAGFSIPAAEHSTITGWGREHEADAYRNMVAQFGKPGAIFAVVSDSYDIFNACARLWGDALREEVIRSGATLVVRPDSGDPAETTLKVAQILAERFGTTTNAKGFRVLNNVRIIQGDGVTLDSLRLCLSNFFHNGFSAENIAFGMGGGLLQQVNRDTMQWAMKCSAMQVDGEWRDVYKAPVGDTSKTSKKGRLVLASSVDGEVRTQRAEQVLEPGQVDLLETVYENGRIVRESSFEGIRGLAASGVGRLVTSRAPL; translated from the coding sequence ATGAACCGCGCGCTCTCTCCCTCCCTCGGCAGCAACCTGCTGCTGCGCACCGACTCCTACAAGGTGTCGCACTGGATGCAATATCCGCCCGGCACGCAGACGGTGTTCAGCTACATCGAGTCGCGCGGCGGGCTCTTCAGCCATTCGCTGTTCTTCGGGCTGCAGGCCTATCTGCGCGAATACCTGCAGACGCCGGTGACGCGCGACGACGTGGACGAAGCCGCCGCGCTGATGGCGGTGCACGGCGAGCCCTTCAACCGCGAAGGCTGGCTGCGGCTGATCGAGAAGCACGGCGGGCTGATGCCGGTGCGCATCCGCGCGGTGCCCGAGGGCAGCGTGCTGCCGGTGCACAACGTGCTCGCGACGATCGAGAACACCGACCCCGAGTTCTTCTGGGTCACGAGCTTCCTCGAGACCGAGCTGCTGCGCGCGATCTGGTACCCGACCACAGTGGCGACGGTATCGGCCGCGGCCAAGACCACCCTGCTGCGCTACCTCGAGGCCACCTGCGACGATCCGCAGGGCCAGATCGCGTTCAAGCTGCACGACTTCGGCGCGCGCGGGGTCTCGAGCCTCGAATCGGCGGCGCTCGGAGGGATGGCGCACCTGGTCAACTTCATGGGCACCGACACGCTGAGCGCGTTGCTGGCCGCGCGCCGCTACTACGACTGCGACGTGGCGGGCTTCTCGATTCCCGCGGCCGAGCACAGCACCATCACGGGCTGGGGCCGCGAGCACGAGGCCGATGCCTACCGCAACATGGTGGCGCAGTTCGGCAAGCCGGGCGCGATCTTCGCGGTGGTGAGCGACAGCTACGACATCTTCAACGCCTGCGCCCGCCTGTGGGGCGATGCGCTGCGCGAGGAAGTGATCCGCTCGGGCGCGACGCTGGTGGTGCGCCCCGACTCGGGCGACCCGGCCGAGACGACGCTGAAGGTGGCGCAGATCCTGGCCGAGCGCTTCGGCACGACCACCAATGCCAAGGGTTTCCGGGTGCTGAACAACGTGCGCATCATCCAGGGCGACGGGGTGACACTCGATTCGTTGCGGCTGTGTCTCTCGAACTTCTTCCACAACGGCTTCTCGGCCGAGAACATCGCCTTCGGCATGGGTGGCGGGCTGCTGCAGCAGGTGAACCGCGACACCATGCAATGGGCGATGAAGTGCTCGGCGATGCAGGTCGATGGCGAATGGCGCGACGTCTACAAGGCGCCCGTGGGCGACACGAGCAAGACCTCGAAGAAGGGGCGGCTGGTGCTGGCTTCTTCCGTCGATGGCGAAGTGCGTACGCAACGTGCCGAGCAAGTTCTGGAGCCTGGGCAGGTCGATCTGCTCGAGACTGTGTATGAGAACGGGCGGATCGTTCGTGAAAGCAGTTTCGAAGGGATACGTGGACTTGCCGCTTCTGGCGTTGGAAGGTTGGTGACTTCTCGGGCGCCGCTCTGA
- a CDS encoding galactosyldiacylglycerol synthase, producing the protein MTKLLILSVSAGNGHVRAAQALAATAQALAATAQSLDPPCPAVHIDAMAHVPAGFRKVYTDWYIQLVNRAPELWSYLHQRTDTTPHHAPSQRMRRGIERLSTVALVREIRREQPDAVICTHFLPAELLMRERNRGRIEYPVWLQVTDYDLHNMWLVPGMTGYLAATEEVAFRLRARGIPPERIHVTGIPVMPAFSEPDALERDACAAALGLDPARPVLLMVSGGAGVGDLSSMVERVLALGDGDEPGGRFQVIAVAGRNAEMHGRLQALAARHPGRVVAVGFTNEMHKLMAASDLVVTKPGGLTVSECLALGKPMLLISPIPGQEEHNAGFLMEEGAGWLAYDAIGLEYKVARLMADPAKLAHMAQRSKALGKPRAARAVLDRVLGPSA; encoded by the coding sequence ATGACCAAACTCCTGATCCTCAGCGTGAGCGCGGGCAACGGCCACGTGCGGGCCGCCCAGGCCCTTGCCGCCACCGCCCAGGCCCTTGCCGCCACCGCCCAATCCCTCGACCCGCCCTGCCCGGCGGTCCACATCGACGCCATGGCCCACGTGCCCGCGGGCTTTCGCAAGGTCTACACCGACTGGTACATCCAGCTCGTGAACCGCGCGCCCGAGCTCTGGTCGTACCTGCACCAGCGCACCGACACCACGCCGCACCACGCGCCCTCGCAGCGCATGCGCCGCGGCATCGAGCGGCTGAGCACCGTGGCGCTGGTGCGCGAGATCCGGCGCGAGCAGCCCGATGCGGTGATCTGCACCCACTTCCTGCCGGCCGAGCTGCTGATGCGCGAGCGCAATCGCGGGCGCATCGAGTATCCGGTGTGGCTGCAGGTCACCGACTACGACCTGCACAACATGTGGCTGGTGCCGGGCATGACCGGCTACCTCGCCGCCACCGAGGAGGTCGCGTTCAGGCTGCGCGCGCGCGGCATCCCGCCCGAGCGCATCCACGTCACCGGCATTCCCGTCATGCCCGCCTTCTCCGAACCCGATGCGCTGGAACGCGACGCCTGCGCCGCCGCGCTCGGCCTCGATCCCGCGCGACCCGTGCTGCTGATGGTCTCGGGCGGCGCCGGCGTAGGCGACCTCTCGAGCATGGTCGAGCGCGTGCTCGCGCTCGGCGACGGCGACGAACCCGGCGGCCGCTTCCAGGTGATCGCCGTGGCCGGCCGCAATGCCGAGATGCACGGCCGGCTGCAGGCCCTCGCCGCGCGCCACCCGGGCCGCGTCGTGGCCGTGGGTTTCACCAACGAGATGCACAAGCTCATGGCCGCGTCCGACCTCGTCGTCACCAAGCCCGGCGGCCTCACGGTCTCCGAATGCCTCGCGCTCGGCAAGCCCATGCTGCTGATCTCGCCGATCCCCGGCCAGGAGGAACACAACGCCGGCTTCCTGATGGAGGAAGGCGCGGGCTGGCTCGCCTACGACGCCATCGGCCTCGAGTACAAGGTCGCGCGGCTGATGGCCGATCCGGCCAAGCTCGCCCACATGGCCCAGCGCAGCAAGGCGCTGGGCAAGCCACGGGCCGCGCGCGCGGTGCTCGATCGCGTGCTGGGGCCCTCGGCATGA
- a CDS encoding dual specificity protein phosphatase family protein, with product MSRANIVRRVREARRAQREAQAAPVERPGHWADPLEALGVENLHRLTPTLYRSAQPRAKDVAALQSLGIRTVVSLRSFNDDRKVFAGHGMRLVRVPINTWDIDDAKVQRALRAILAAEHDGPVLIHCMHGADRTGVVSAVYRMALQGWDKEAARQEMLRGGYGYHTLWRNIPRYIERVDPEKMRHALAQAPAVPTIPGLS from the coding sequence ATGAGCCGCGCGAACATCGTGCGCCGCGTGCGCGAGGCCCGGCGGGCGCAGCGCGAGGCGCAGGCCGCGCCCGTGGAACGTCCCGGCCACTGGGCCGATCCGCTCGAAGCGCTGGGCGTGGAGAACCTGCACCGCCTCACGCCCACGCTCTACCGCAGCGCCCAGCCGCGCGCGAAGGACGTGGCGGCGCTGCAGTCGCTCGGCATCCGCACCGTGGTCAGTCTGCGTTCCTTCAACGACGACCGCAAGGTGTTCGCGGGCCATGGCATGCGGCTGGTGCGCGTGCCGATCAACACCTGGGACATCGACGACGCGAAGGTGCAGCGCGCGCTGCGCGCGATCCTCGCGGCCGAGCACGACGGGCCGGTGCTGATCCACTGCATGCACGGCGCCGACCGCACCGGCGTCGTCTCCGCCGTCTACCGCATGGCGCTGCAGGGCTGGGACAAGGAGGCCGCGCGCCAGGAGATGCTGCGCGGCGGCTACGGCTACCACACGCTGTGGCGCAACATCCCGCGCTACATCGAGCGCGTGGACCCCGAGAAGATGCGCCACGCGCTGGCTCAGGCACCGGCCGTGCCGACGATTCCAGGGCTGTCCTGA